Within Kutzneria chonburiensis, the genomic segment ACCGGCGGCAACTTCGCGTTCTTCACCGAGATCCCGGACCTGCTGCACGCCGGCTTCCCGATCGCCGAGATCGAGGCCGACGGCTCGGCGGTGATCACCAAGCACGCCGGCACCGGCGGCGCGGTCACCACGGAAACCGTGACGGCCCAACTGCTCTACGAGATCGGTGGCCCGGACTATCTCGGCCCGGATGTGGTCAGCCGCTTCGACACGATCAACCTTGCCCAAGCCGGCCCGGATCGGGTCGGCATCACCGGTGTCAAGGGCACTCCGCCGCCGCCGGATGTCAAGGTGTGCCTGAACAAGCTCGGCGGCTTCCGCAACGCGATGACCTTCGTCCTGTGTGGACTTGACGTGGAAGCCAAGGCAGACCTGGTCAAACGCCAGCTGACCGAGCGCATCGGGTCGGACGGCGTCACCTGGAGCCTGGGTACGGTTGCGCATGATGAGCCGGCGACCGAGGAATCGGCCAGTGCGCTGCTGCACGTGACTATCAAGGACGCTGACGGTAAGCGATCGGGACGAGCGTTCTCGCAGGCTGCGGTCGAGCTGGCGCTGGCCTCCTACCCGGGCTTTCACGCCACCACGCCACCGGGCGACGCGACGCCGTTCGGGGTGTTCTCGGCGGCTTTCCTGCCGCAGCAAGCGATTGCCCACACGGTCGTGTTGCCCGACGGTCGGCGTGTCGAGGTGACACCGCCCGCCCAGACAGCCCCGGCGGCCGAGGCGAAAAGCGTCGAGCCTGACGGCGAACCTGGTGCCACACCAAAGTTCCGCATCGGGGAACGGTTCGGGGCGCGCTCCGGCGACAAGGGCGGCGACGCCAACCTCGGTGTCTGGGCCCGTACCGACGAGGACTACGAGTGGCTGACCCAGACCCTGAGCTCCGCCCGCCTCAAGGAGTTGCTGCCGGAGCTGAAGGACCTGTTTGTCGAGCGCTACCCGCTGCCCAACCTGCGGGCGGTCAACTTCGTGGTCCGCGGCCTGCTCGGTGACGGCGTCGCGGCCAGCACCCGGTTCGACCCCCAGGCAAAGGCGCTGGGGGAGTGGCTCCGATCGGTCGAGGTGAGCGTGTGAGTCCCTGGGAGACTCCGGAACGACGACAGCTGCGCGACACCGTGCGCGCCTTTGTCGAGCGCGAGGTCCGTCCCAATATCGACCAGTGGGAGCGTGACGGCGAGCTGCCGAGATCGTTGCACCGCAAGGCAGCCGAGCTCGGGCTGCTCGGCGTCGGTTTCGACGAGAAGGTCGGCGGCAGTGGCGGCGACCTGCTCGACACCGTTGTGGTGACGGAGGAACTGATCCAGGCCGGCGGCTCGTCCGGGCTGATCGCGGGCCTCATGACGCACGGCATCGCCATCCCGCACATCGTCGCTGCCGGCGACCCCGACCACATCGAGCGCTTCGTCAAGCCGGCGCTGGCCGGCGAGAAGATCGGCTCCTTGGCCGTCACCGAGCCGGACGGCGGCTCGGACGTGGCCTCGCTGCGCACCAGGGCCGTTCGCGATGGCGATCACTACATCGTCAACGGCGCCAAGATGTTCATCACCTCGGGCACCCGCGCCGACTTCGTCACCACCGCGGTGCGCACCGGCGAGGCCGGCTACCAGGGCGTGAGCCTGCTGGTGATCGAACGCGGCACGCCCGGCTTCACGGCAAGCCGCAAGCTGGAGAAGATGGGCTGGCACTGCTCCGACACCGCCGAACTGTCCTTTTCGGACGCTCGCGTGCCGGCGGCCAATCTGGTGGGCCCGGAGAACGGCGGCTTTCCCCAGCTGATGCAACAGTTCCAGGTGGAGCGGCTGTCGCTGGCCGTGCAGGCCTACGCCACCGCGCAGCGTGCGCTCGACCTGACCGTGGACTACGTCCGCAATCGCGTCACCTTCGACCGGCCGCTGATCAGCCGCCAGGTGGTGCGGCACAAGCTGGTCGAGATGACCCAGCGCACCGCGCTGGCCCGCACCTA encodes:
- a CDS encoding acyclic terpene utilization AtuA family protein, with the translated sequence MTYRIGNASGFYGDRFDAVREMLEGGPLDVLTGDYLAELTMLILGRDLMKDPTKGYAKTFLRQLEGSLGTAVDRGVKIVANAGGLNPAGLATAIRELADRLGIAVKVAHVEGDDVRSKFDGFLTANAYLGCWGIVEALNQGADIVVTGRVTDASLIVGPAAAHYGWARDDWDALAGATVAGHVIECGAQATGGNFAFFTEIPDLLHAGFPIAEIEADGSAVITKHAGTGGAVTTETVTAQLLYEIGGPDYLGPDVVSRFDTINLAQAGPDRVGITGVKGTPPPPDVKVCLNKLGGFRNAMTFVLCGLDVEAKADLVKRQLTERIGSDGVTWSLGTVAHDEPATEESASALLHVTIKDADGKRSGRAFSQAAVELALASYPGFHATTPPGDATPFGVFSAAFLPQQAIAHTVVLPDGRRVEVTPPAQTAPAAEAKSVEPDGEPGATPKFRIGERFGARSGDKGGDANLGVWARTDEDYEWLTQTLSSARLKELLPELKDLFVERYPLPNLRAVNFVVRGLLGDGVAASTRFDPQAKALGEWLRSVEVSV
- a CDS encoding acyl-CoA dehydrogenase family protein, giving the protein MSPWETPERRQLRDTVRAFVEREVRPNIDQWERDGELPRSLHRKAAELGLLGVGFDEKVGGSGGDLLDTVVVTEELIQAGGSSGLIAGLMTHGIAIPHIVAAGDPDHIERFVKPALAGEKIGSLAVTEPDGGSDVASLRTRAVRDGDHYIVNGAKMFITSGTRADFVTTAVRTGEAGYQGVSLLVIERGTPGFTASRKLEKMGWHCSDTAELSFSDARVPAANLVGPENGGFPQLMQQFQVERLSLAVQAYATAQRALDLTVDYVRNRVTFDRPLISRQVVRHKLVEMTQRTALARTYTREVATKVAAGQEVIAEVSMAKNASTDACDFVVNEAVQLHGGAGYLRESEVERHYRDARILSIGGGAREVMAELAARRMGFA